The following proteins are encoded in a genomic region of Vigna radiata var. radiata cultivar VC1973A unplaced genomic scaffold, Vradiata_ver6 scaffold_282, whole genome shotgun sequence:
- the LOC106779488 gene encoding chymotrypsin inhibitor 3-like, whose amino-acid sequence MASATLFALFLISALTFYPPSTTAQPVTDANGNIVTNGGRFFILPRFFGAGGGGIRRARTGNETSPLSDVQSPLETDDGQPWIILSIFKSLFIPEGSRVFISYEYVEFGDSVESNEWSAVAGLPEGTLVKVGYQNTINGSFSIHRASSANTYKFLFSAADSSFSGNVGIVLDEAGNRLLAINQDHPFEFVLEELPSAVSK is encoded by the coding sequence ATGGCGAGTGCAACGCTCTTTGCTCTCTTCCTTATTTCTGCCCTAACTTTCTACCCTCCTTCAACCACTGCTCAACCTGTCACGGACGCGAATGGTAACATCGTTACAAATGGTGGCCGATTCTTTATATTGCCACGCTTTTTTGGAGCCGGCGGTGGTGGAATTCGCCGTGCCCGAACTGGAAACGAAACATCGCCTCTCTCTGATGTGCAATCTCCCTTGGAGACCGATGATGGGCAACCATGGATTATTTTATCCATATTCAAATCCTTGTTTATTCCTGAAGGCTCTAGAGTGTTCATTAGCTACGAATATGTTGAATTCGGTGACTCCGTTGAGAGTAATGAGTGGAGCGCTGTGGCGGGTCTGCCTGAGGGAACCCTCGTTAAAGTTGGCTACCAAAATACAATCAATGGTTCCTTCTCTATTCACAGAGCTTCCTCAGCCAATACCTATAAGTTTTTGTTCTCTGCAGCTGACAGCAGCTTCTCCGGTAATGTTGGGATTGTTTTGGATGAAGCAGGGAATAGGCTTTTGGCCATCAATCAGGACCATCCATTCGAGTTTGTTCTTGAGGAACTTCCATCTGCTGTATCTAAATGA
- the LOC106779483 gene encoding SNF2 domain-containing protein CLASSY 3-like — protein MNPGAPIACRTRYKRRKLFQDALIMSRRKKKAREDARVKIKPVSVPSSSSSAAVSTNSERVSESDSQRLGEHENDPIEISDGDDGSEADERLRDSESNIFCDEVEKKSDEDEGCIAWDDKVVNFGDDNCGVSDNPVVSPVDNDDEDDHESSTDNEDHETSDEDFQVVGHDGFKTEGSIWDESDDDDDRGGDDVKRGYRKIVKDRVKKMESDAESSEILKRKDNEHVDEEEPWIMADCTSAISSKSEIYKKEGQHAEHKHEAKRMQSVIADSELFGVHGENSGCFISSEAGEHMKKNVKDDQSVTLQKQTGDSTVVENSARNKNIDFDSVDIDDIKRKKNQQNKGTGLRSVSFRPKNQEKIGDSAKIVKEKDKEGEPKYWFNSKNQKKVGAVDDETGDEELYEVPRMPSTLKNKCYKFFTECFKDDSDKLDEKDDVVVEGQTQAEKPVEKSEEEELDMLWAEMDMLLRAEEIGTQVNNMSKEATENEEDPTLKCKHKTTFDEQIGIYCIWCGWIETEIKYITPPFVDSERYGGGMVSSSEGKTSLLDEALFDESGDDSEAIWSQNEGTVWDLIPNIKKSLYPHQQEGFEFIWKNLERTIDLVELKSKKVNPWNEGGCIISHAPGTGKTKLTMVFLQSYMELFPKCRPIIIAPSSILLTWEDELRKWKLGIPFHNLNSGELSGKEEFINEVDWSGNQRQNKDAIRMVKLCSWYKEKSILLISYNLYEKLAGATSGGKDKNNKKLGKKKGPKTREYIESGMGKVLRDYPRLLVLDEGHTPRNQNSYIWNVLSESRTKKRILLSGTPFQNNLLELYNILCLMKPSFPESIPQELKKFCQSRLMQGRKASKEMSWESVSSGNPADVKIKQLKLLMNPFVHVHKGSILEKNLPGLRECVLVLKPEILQQETLESIECTQNVLNFEHKLALVSVHPSLFLSCSLSRKEESIIDKDRLEKIRLNPYAGVKTKFLIEFIRLCDAVNEKVLVFSQFIDTLNLIKEQLASALNWSVGMEVLYMYGKLEQKQKQSLIYSFNDANSRAKVLLASIKASSEGINLIGASRVVLLDVVWNPSVERQAICRAYRLGQKKVVYTYHLLAQGTPECTKYCKQAEKNRLSELVFSNKNSESDKLKRSGVMLEDRVLDVMVEHEKLKDIIGDCLIQPRKTDLEILGP, from the exons ATGAATCCAGGGGCTCCCATTGCTTGCAGGACGCGTTACAAGAGGAGAAAGTTATTTCAGGATGCGTTAATAATGAGTCGGAGGAAGAAGAAGGCACGGGAAGATGCACGTGTGAAAATTAAACCTGTATCAGTCCCTTCGTCATCATCTTCTGCAGCTGTTTCAACTAACAGTGAAAGAGTATCTGAAAGTGATTCTCAGCGTTTGGGAGAGCATGAGAATGACCCAATTGAAATCAGTGATGGTGACGACGGTAGTGAGGCTGATGAGAGGTTGAGGGATTCTGAAAGCAATATATTTTGTGACGAAGTAGAAAAGAAGAGTGACGAGGATGAAGGGTGTATTGCGTGGGATGATAAAGTTGTGAACTTTGGCGATGATAACTGTGGTGTATCTGACAACCCCGTTGTATCGCCAGttgataatgatgatgaagatgatcaTGAATCTTCAACTGATAATGAGGATCATGAGACGAGCGATGAAGATTTTCAGGTTGTGGGTCATGATGGGTTTAAGACTGAAGGCTCGATCTGGGACGAGagtgatgacgatgatgatcgTGGTGGTGATGATGTGAAGAGAGGTTACAGGAAGATAGTGAAGGATAGGGTGAAAAAGATGGAGAGTGATGCCGAAAGCAGTGAGATTCTTAAAAGGAAAGATAATGAACATGTAGATGAGGAGGAGCCATGGATTATGGCTGACTGTACTAGTGCGATCTCTAGTAAATCTGAGATTTATAAGAAAGAGGGACAACATGCAGAACATAAACATGAAGCAAAGAGAATGCAAAGTGTCATTGCTGATTCTGAATTATTTGGTGTCCACGGGGAGAATTCAGGTTGTTTTATATCTTCTGAAGCAGGGGAGCatatgaagaaaaatgttaaagatGATCAAAGTGTGACATTGCAGAAACAGACAGGAGATTCAACTGTGGTGGAAAATAGTGCGAGAAATAAAAATATCGATTTTGACTCAGTGGATATTGatgatattaaaagaaaaaagaatcaaCAAAACAAAGGAACAGGTCTGAGAAGTGTTTCTTTTCGTCCCAAAAACCAAGAGAAGATAGGAGATTCCgctaaaattgtaaaagaaaaggacaagGAAGGGGAACCTAAATATTGGTTTAATAGTAAAAACCAGAAGAAGGTCGGGGCAGTGGATGATGAAACTGGTGACGAAGAGTTGTATGAAGTACCAAGGATGCCATCCACATTGAAAaacaaatgttataaattttttactgaATGTTTTAAGGATGATTCAGATAAGTTGGATGAAAAggatgatgttgttgttgaggGTCAGACTCAGGCAGAAAAACCTGTTGAAAAATCAGAGGAAGAGGAGTTAGATATGTTGTGGGCTGAAATGGATATGTTGCTTCGAgcggaagaaattggaacccaG gTTAATAATATGTCAAAGGAAGCAACAGAAAACGAAGAAGATCCAACCTTAAAGTGCAAGCATAAGACTACTTTTGATGAGCAGATTGGGATATATTGTATATGGTGTGGTTGGATCGAAACCGAAATCAAATATATCACGCCACCATTT GTGGATTCTGAAAGATATGGTGGTGGAATGGTGTCATCCAGTGAAGGGAAAACCTCACTATTGGACGAGGCTCTGTTTGATGAGTCTGGTGATGACTCGGAGGCAATTTGGTCTCAGAATGAAGGCACTGTTTGGGACCTTATTCCTAACATTAAAAAGAGTTTGTATCCTCATCAGCAAGAAGGGTTTGAGTTTATTTGGAAAAACTTGGAACGAACTATTGACCTTGTCGAATTGAAATCGAAGAAGGTTAACCCTTGGAATGAAGGAGGCTGCATTATTTCTCATGCTCCTGGAACAGGAAAGACTAAGTTGACCATGGTTTTTCTTCAGTCCTATATGGAACTGTTTCCAAAGTGTCGGCCTATTATCATTGCTCCTTCGAGCATATTGCTTACCTGGGAAGACGAGCTAAGAAAGTGGAAACTAGGAATTCCATTCCATAACTTGAACAGTGGTGAATTATCAGGGAAAGAAGAATTCATCAATGAAGTTGATTGGTCTGGAAACCAGAGGCAGAATAAGGATGCCATTCGGATGGTGAAATTGTGTTCATGGTACAAAGAGAAGAGCATTCTACTAATCAGCTACAATTTGTATGAGAAGCTAGCAGGGGCCACATCTGGGGGAAAagataagaataataaaaagctCGGGAAAAAGAAAGGTCCAAAGACAAGGGAGTACATTGAAAGTGGAATGGGAAAGGTTCTGCGTGACTATCCCCGTTTGCTAGTACTTGACGAAGGGCACACTCCTCGGAACCAGAATAGTTATATTTGGAATGTTCTTTCTGAAAGTAGAACTAAGAAGCGAATTCTTCTCTCAGGGACTCCTTTCCAGAACAACCTTTTGGAACTTTACAATATTTTGTGCTTAATGAAACCATCCTTTCCTGAGAGCATCCCACAAGAACTCAAGAAGTTTTGCCAAAGTAGACTAATGCAAGGAAGGAAAGCTTCCAAAGAAATGAGTTGGGAATCTGTTTCTTCTGGAAATCCAGCTGATGTAAAAATAAAGCAGCTAAAATTGCTGATGAACCCCTTTGTTCATGTTCACAAAGGTAGCATTCTTGAGAAGAACCTTCCCGGGTTGAGAGAATGTGTGCTGGTTCTGAAGCCAGAAATTTTGCAGCAAGAAACTCTAGAGAGCATTGAATGCACTCAAAACGTACTAAACTTTGAACACAAGTTAGCCTTGGTCTCAGTCCATCCATCACTTTTCCTCAGCTGCTCCTtgtcaagaaaagaagaatctaTTATTGACAAGGATAGGTTGGAAAAAATTCGACTGAACCCTTATGCGGGGGTGAAAACCAAGTTTCTGATCGAGTTTATAAGACTATGTGATGCAGTAAATGAGAAAGTCCTTGTTTTCAGCCAATTCATTGATACTTTAAACTTAATCAAGGAGCAGCTAGCGTCAGCCTTGAATTGGAGTGTGGGGATGGAAGTGTTATATATGTATGGGAAGCTTGAGCAAAAGCAGAAACAGTCCCTGATTTATAGTTTCAATGATGCAAATAGCCGAGCAAAGGTGTTACTTGCTTCTATAAAAGCATCTTCTGAAGGCATTAACTTAATCGGAGCTTCAAGGGTGGTGCTTCTTGATGTTGTTTGGAATCCCTCAGTGGAAAGGCAGGCTATTTGTAGAGCATATAGACTTGGACAAAAGAAAGTTGTTTATACTTATCATCTTCTTGCCCAGGGCACCCCTGAATGCACCAAATACTGCAAACAAGCAGAAAAGAACCGTTTATCTGAACTGgttttctcaaataaaaattCTGAAAGCGATAAGCTCAAGAGGAGTGGAGTAATGCTTGAGGATAGAGTTCTTGACGTCATGGTTGAGCATGAAAAACTCAAGGATATCATTGGTGACTGTCTAATTCAACCTAGGAAGACAGATTTGGAGATTTTGGGCCCTTAA